A single window of Phycisphaeraceae bacterium DNA harbors:
- a CDS encoding type II secretion system protein — MARVRESRARRARWGFTLIELLVVVSIVALLIGILAPTLTRARNSAQRTKCLSNLRGIGLGVEVARNNTPRFELPYALPLDDSSVYGADPRPPEELNPDGIMATFGPMLDSLEVFLCPSDRSIPPELRLAGLSPIGRHSSYEYWAGTLMVAREIFRDDRDPRGAVTKFYEFNPNYPVFADSAARHEGGPEYDQNALYFGDWRADWLILNPRDSVRN; from the coding sequence ATGGCACGCGTTCGCGAATCTCGCGCCCGGCGCGCTCGGTGGGGGTTCACCCTCATCGAGCTGCTCGTGGTCGTCAGCATCGTCGCGCTGCTGATCGGCATCCTTGCGCCCACGCTGACCAGGGCCCGAAACAGCGCCCAGCGCACCAAGTGCCTCTCCAACCTCCGCGGCATCGGGCTTGGCGTCGAGGTCGCGCGCAACAACACGCCACGCTTCGAGCTGCCCTACGCCCTGCCCCTCGACGACAGCAGCGTCTACGGCGCCGACCCGCGCCCGCCGGAAGAGCTCAACCCCGACGGCATCATGGCGACCTTCGGGCCCATGCTCGATTCGCTCGAGGTCTTCCTCTGCCCAAGCGACCGCTCGATCCCGCCCGAGCTGCGCCTCGCCGGGCTCTCGCCCATCGGGCGTCACAGCAGCTACGAGTACTGGGCGGGCACGCTGATGGTCGCGCGCGAGATCTTCCGCGACGATCGCGACCCGCGCGGCGCCGTCACCAAGTTCTACGAGTTCAACCCCAACTACCCCGTCTTCGCCGACTCGGCCGCCCGCCACGAGGGCGGGCCGGAGTACGACCAGAACGCCCTGTACTTCGGCGACTGGCGCGCCGACTGGCTGATCCTGAACCCGCGCGACAGCGTGCGCAACTGA
- the metG gene encoding methionine--tRNA ligase: protein MPNRRPPCYITTPIYYVNDRPHIGHVYTTLLGDVLARYRRLCGDDVFFLTGTDEHADKVVDSAKAHGVTPLQWADRNAAAFKAAFHEMGFSNDDFIRTTEKRHTEKVVEYIGRLQATGDVFLGHYEGWWDASQEEYVTESTAREHGYKSPVTGRELVKRREQNYFFKLSAYGDRLREHIERNPGFIQPDARRNEILGRIREGLQDVPITRAVEDPTGEVWGIRMPGDAGHRVYVWIDALFNYLSAVDTEDRREFWSEMEGGNAPATHLMAKDIVWFHAVIWPSMLMALREPLPETVLAHSYWIREGRKMSKSLGNFLDLPTIRGYCAAYSRDALRWFLATQGPLGATDSDFAHARFVEVYNADLANGIGNAFSRVSNMIAKYFDGKVPDAKGVTSHAGHDWPALAREHVEQTKHFFAQHRLGDALNSSMGLARKVDGYINATEPFKVAKDEARRDELGAILYHCVEALRVASLGLFAAMPDKIGEMWSRMGFEPGAKPFDELARWGVLSPGTPIVKGEALFPRADPKADIPAPIAHEGE from the coding sequence ATGCCCAACCGACGCCCGCCGTGCTACATCACCACCCCGATTTACTACGTGAACGACCGGCCCCACATCGGGCATGTCTACACCACGCTGCTGGGCGATGTATTGGCCCGGTACCGGCGCCTGTGCGGGGATGATGTCTTCTTCCTGACCGGGACCGACGAGCACGCCGACAAGGTGGTGGACTCGGCGAAGGCGCACGGCGTGACGCCCCTGCAGTGGGCGGACCGCAACGCCGCGGCGTTCAAGGCGGCGTTCCACGAGATGGGGTTCTCGAACGACGACTTCATCCGCACGACGGAGAAGCGCCACACCGAGAAGGTGGTGGAGTACATCGGTCGGCTCCAGGCGACGGGGGACGTGTTCCTCGGGCACTACGAGGGGTGGTGGGACGCGTCGCAGGAGGAGTACGTCACCGAGTCGACGGCGCGCGAGCACGGGTACAAGAGCCCGGTGACGGGTCGCGAACTGGTGAAGCGGCGCGAGCAGAACTACTTCTTTAAGTTGAGCGCGTACGGGGATCGGCTGCGCGAGCACATCGAGCGGAACCCGGGGTTCATCCAGCCCGACGCGCGCCGGAACGAGATCCTGGGGCGCATCCGCGAGGGTCTGCAGGACGTGCCGATCACGCGGGCCGTCGAGGACCCGACGGGCGAGGTGTGGGGCATCCGCATGCCCGGCGACGCGGGGCACCGGGTCTATGTGTGGATCGACGCGCTGTTCAACTATCTGAGCGCGGTTGATACGGAGGACCGGCGCGAGTTCTGGAGCGAGATGGAGGGCGGCAACGCCCCGGCGACGCACCTGATGGCCAAGGACATCGTGTGGTTCCACGCGGTGATCTGGCCCTCGATGCTGATGGCGCTGCGCGAGCCGCTGCCCGAGACGGTGCTGGCGCACTCGTACTGGATCCGCGAGGGTCGGAAGATGAGCAAGTCGCTGGGGAACTTCCTCGACCTGCCGACGATCCGGGGGTACTGCGCCGCGTACTCGCGCGACGCGCTGCGCTGGTTCCTGGCGACGCAGGGCCCGCTGGGCGCGACGGATTCGGACTTCGCGCACGCGCGGTTCGTCGAGGTCTACAACGCGGACCTGGCCAACGGCATCGGCAACGCGTTCTCGCGCGTGAGCAACATGATCGCGAAGTACTTCGACGGGAAGGTCCCCGACGCGAAGGGCGTGACGAGCCACGCCGGGCACGACTGGCCGGCGCTGGCGCGCGAGCATGTCGAGCAGACGAAACACTTCTTCGCGCAGCACCGGCTGGGGGATGCGCTGAACTCGTCGATGGGGCTGGCGAGGAAGGTCGACGGGTACATCAACGCGACCGAGCCGTTCAAGGTCGCGAAGGACGAGGCGCGCCGCGATGAACTCGGCGCGATCCTCTATCACTGCGTCGAGGCGCTGCGCGTCGCGTCGCTGGGGCTGTTCGCGGCGATGCCCGACAAGATCGGCGAGATGTGGTCGCGCATGGGGTTCGAGCCGGGCGCGAAGCCGTTCGACGAGTTGGCGCGCTGGGGCGTGCTGTCGCCCGGGACGCCGATCGTCAAGGGCGAGGCGCTGTTCCCGCGCGCGGATCCGAAGGCGGATATCCCCGCGCCGATTGCGCACGAGGGCGAGTGA
- a CDS encoding elongation factor G, whose product MAYSTNDIRNIALAGHAWAGKTTLVERLLHHKGLTGRMGMVEEGNTVCDFEDEEKHHKHTLSPAVVHLEHEGRQINLIDTPGYPDLAGVAMSCFPAVETVAIVIDASVGIQMNTRRMMRFAKERRLPTMLIINKIDHEGVNLIELRDHIADVFGPECVPVNKPCKKGTDVVDLLETKTGETDLGTVAESRTKLLDQIAEVDDTLAEKYLEDPDSITPEEWHDALIKALRESHLIPVVYCSAKTGVGVDDLLHIFANVCPSPLEGNPRPFLKTEDDGEETPFRATQNPEDHVLAHVFRIATDPFVGKVAYFRVHQGVIKHGDQLLVDRSTKKVRLAHIHRPMGKDLKEIDRAIPGDIACVTKIDEIHYGSVLHDHPEEAGVHLKPLDLPRPMQGLALVAKSRSDETKIGGALQKLVESDPSFVVERVEATGETVARGMGELHLRIMLEKLKNRFGVEVDTHTPKVAYKETILAKAEGHHRHKKQTGGAGQFGEVFLRVEPIQGGEQEFEFVDDTFGGSVPRQFLPAIEKGVRMVLNTGAFAGYPLTRVRVSVYDGKHHPVDSKEVAFVTAGKRAFIDAVAKAKPALLEPFVDMEVVAPAERMGDITSDLIGKRGRVMSTDMGQGGMCIIKATAPLSELDNYAGRLKSMTGGVGSFVMEYSHDEVAPPNVQAHVVAQFKGHGEED is encoded by the coding sequence ATGGCCTACTCCACGAACGACATCCGCAACATTGCTCTGGCGGGGCACGCCTGGGCGGGCAAGACCACGCTCGTCGAGCGACTGCTCCACCACAAGGGCCTGACCGGGCGCATGGGGATGGTCGAAGAGGGCAACACCGTCTGCGACTTCGAGGACGAAGAGAAGCACCACAAGCACACGCTCTCGCCCGCCGTCGTCCATCTCGAACACGAGGGGCGCCAGATCAACCTGATCGACACGCCGGGCTACCCCGACCTCGCCGGCGTCGCGATGTCCTGCTTCCCGGCGGTCGAGACCGTCGCGATCGTGATCGACGCGTCGGTGGGCATCCAGATGAACACGCGCAGGATGATGCGCTTCGCCAAGGAGCGACGACTGCCCACGATGCTCATCATCAACAAGATCGACCACGAGGGCGTGAACCTGATCGAGCTGCGCGACCACATCGCCGATGTCTTCGGCCCCGAGTGCGTGCCCGTGAACAAGCCGTGCAAGAAGGGCACGGACGTCGTCGACCTGCTCGAGACCAAGACCGGCGAGACCGACCTGGGCACGGTCGCCGAATCGCGCACGAAGCTGCTCGACCAGATCGCCGAGGTCGACGACACGCTCGCGGAAAAGTACCTCGAAGACCCCGACTCCATCACCCCCGAGGAGTGGCACGACGCGCTCATCAAGGCGCTGCGCGAGTCGCACCTCATCCCGGTCGTCTATTGCTCCGCGAAAACCGGCGTCGGCGTCGACGACCTCCTCCATATCTTCGCCAATGTCTGCCCCAGCCCCCTCGAGGGCAACCCGCGACCCTTCCTCAAGACCGAAGACGACGGCGAGGAAACCCCCTTCCGCGCCACGCAGAACCCCGAGGACCACGTCCTCGCGCACGTCTTCCGCATCGCGACCGACCCCTTCGTCGGCAAGGTCGCGTATTTCCGCGTCCATCAGGGCGTCATCAAGCACGGCGACCAGTTGCTCGTCGACCGCTCCACCAAGAAGGTCCGGCTCGCGCACATCCACCGACCCATGGGCAAGGACCTCAAGGAGATCGACCGCGCGATCCCGGGCGACATCGCCTGCGTCACCAAGATCGACGAGATCCACTACGGCAGCGTGCTCCACGACCACCCGGAAGAAGCCGGCGTCCACCTCAAGCCCCTCGACCTGCCGCGACCCATGCAGGGCCTCGCGCTGGTCGCCAAGTCACGCAGCGACGAGACCAAGATCGGCGGCGCCCTCCAGAAACTCGTCGAGAGCGACCCGAGTTTCGTCGTCGAGCGCGTCGAGGCCACCGGCGAGACCGTCGCGCGAGGCATGGGCGAGCTGCACCTGCGCATCATGCTCGAGAAACTCAAGAACCGCTTCGGCGTCGAGGTCGACACCCACACGCCCAAGGTCGCGTACAAGGAAACCATCCTCGCCAAGGCCGAGGGCCACCACCGGCACAAGAAGCAGACCGGCGGCGCCGGCCAGTTCGGCGAGGTCTTCCTGCGCGTCGAGCCCATCCAGGGGGGCGAGCAGGAATTCGAGTTCGTCGACGACACCTTCGGGGGAAGCGTGCCCAGGCAGTTCCTCCCGGCGATCGAGAAGGGCGTGCGCATGGTGCTCAACACCGGCGCGTTCGCCGGGTACCCGCTCACGCGCGTGCGCGTCAGCGTCTACGACGGCAAGCACCACCCCGTCGACAGCAAGGAGGTCGCGTTCGTGACCGCCGGCAAGCGGGCGTTCATCGACGCCGTCGCCAAGGCCAAGCCCGCGCTGCTCGAGCCCTTCGTCGACATGGAGGTCGTCGCCCCGGCCGAGCGCATGGGCGACATCACCAGCGACCTGATCGGCAAGCGAGGGCGCGTGATGAGCACCGACATGGGCCAGGGCGGCATGTGCATCATCAAGGCGACCGCGCCCCTGTCAGAACTCGACAACTACGCCGGACGCCTCAAGAGCATGACCGGCGGCGTGGGCTCGTTCGTGATGGAATACAGCCACGACGAGGTGGCGCCCCCGAACGTGCAGGCGCATGTGGTGGCGCAGTTTAAGGGGCATGGGGAGGAGGATTGA
- a CDS encoding DUF559 domain-containing protein, translating into MLIRRTKSSPASTARARTLRRESSAPERVLWRWLRGRRLGGFKFRRQQPLGGYTLDFFCREAMLCVELDGVHHAGETNRLRDSVRDAKLAELGVRTLRFTASSLAKERDAVLATILREARPRATATADDAPPSPAGRRCLAQPDG; encoded by the coding sequence ATGCTCATTCGGCGCACGAAGTCATCGCCTGCGTCGACCGCACGCGCGAGGACGCTTCGCCGAGAATCGTCGGCGCCAGAACGGGTTCTCTGGCGATGGCTGCGTGGCCGTCGCCTCGGTGGCTTCAAGTTCAGGCGCCAGCAGCCGCTCGGCGGCTACACCCTCGACTTCTTCTGCCGCGAGGCCATGCTCTGCGTGGAGCTCGACGGTGTGCATCACGCGGGGGAGACCAACCGGTTGCGAGACAGCGTTCGTGATGCCAAGCTCGCAGAATTGGGAGTTCGGACGCTTCGCTTCACGGCGTCCTCGCTGGCGAAAGAAAGAGACGCCGTCCTCGCGACCATCCTCCGCGAGGCCCGACCCCGCGCCACAGCGACCGCCGACGACGCCCCCCCTTCTCCCGCAGGGAGAAGGTGTCTGGCGCAGCCAGACGGATGA
- a CDS encoding aspartate carbamoyltransferase catalytic subunit translates to MTTTLARPHGTRGSCLLRLRAMPLPEMRALLSRARDHLEAIESGTPDGAWLSSLRGVVVANLFFEDSTRTRMSFTLAARRLGAEVLDLAAGSSSLKKGETLLDTARVVEAMGAHALVIRHEHSGACDTVARAVRCAVLNAGDGRHEHPTQGLLDALALARARGRDADFDLSGLRVAILGDVLNSRVARSDIAAFTALGASVVCVGPPAFAPASLKGMGVEVAHDLDAVLPTVDAVQTLRIQFERSATIASARDYARGYQLTTARATKLKRGAIVMHPGPVNRGVELAPDVADDPTRSVILNQVAAGVAVRMAALERCVGG, encoded by the coding sequence ATGACCACCACCCTCGCCCGACCCCACGGCACGCGCGGCTCCTGCCTCCTCCGACTCCGCGCCATGCCGCTGCCCGAGATGCGCGCCCTCCTGAGCCGCGCCCGGGACCACCTCGAAGCCATCGAATCCGGAACCCCCGACGGCGCGTGGCTCTCCTCGCTGCGAGGCGTCGTCGTCGCCAACCTTTTCTTCGAGGACTCGACGCGCACGCGCATGAGTTTCACCCTCGCCGCCCGCCGCCTGGGCGCCGAGGTGCTCGATCTGGCCGCCGGCTCGTCGTCGCTGAAGAAGGGCGAGACCCTCCTCGACACGGCGCGCGTCGTCGAGGCGATGGGCGCCCACGCGCTGGTCATCCGCCACGAGCATTCCGGCGCGTGCGACACCGTCGCCCGCGCCGTGCGCTGCGCCGTCCTCAACGCCGGCGACGGGCGCCACGAACACCCCACCCAGGGCCTGCTCGACGCGCTTGCTCTGGCGCGCGCACGCGGGCGCGACGCCGACTTCGATCTCTCCGGCCTGCGCGTCGCGATCCTGGGCGATGTCCTCAACTCACGCGTCGCGCGCTCCGACATCGCCGCCTTCACGGCGCTGGGCGCGAGCGTGGTGTGCGTCGGGCCCCCGGCGTTCGCGCCCGCGTCGCTCAAGGGCATGGGCGTCGAGGTGGCCCACGACCTCGACGCGGTCCTGCCGACGGTCGACGCGGTCCAGACCCTGCGCATCCAGTTCGAGCGCAGCGCCACCATCGCCTCGGCCCGCGATTACGCGCGCGGCTACCAGCTCACCACGGCGCGCGCCACCAAACTCAAACGCGGCGCGATCGTCATGCACCCCGGCCCCGTCAACCGCGGCGTCGAACTCGCCCCCGACGTCGCCGACGACCCCACCCGCAGCGTGATCCTTAACCAGGTCGCGGCGGGAGTCGCGGTCCGGATGGCGGCGCTGGAGCGGTGCGTGGGGGGGTGA